The Streptomyces tendae genome has a window encoding:
- a CDS encoding hydroxyacid dehydrogenase, with product MTEPLPGLRPRAALAMSPDVASAVLDPESRAALGALCDLAPTVLEDLTAPAARAVLADVDLLVTGWGCPPLDDDVLRAAPRLRAVVHTAGSVRGHVTDACWERGIEVSSAAAANALPVAEYTLAMILLTGKRALESARDYRTARARTDWLRTPRTVGNHRRTVGVLSASLIGRRVIDLLRPHDVEVLLHDPYVDDAEAARLGVRRVDLAELFRRSDTVSVHTPLLPETRGLVSRELIGSMGPDAVLINTARGAVVDQDALTDAAVAGRIRAVLDVTDPEVLPPEHPLWDCEHVLLTPHLAGSQGNEWRRLADTAVSEIARWARGEGFLHPVRRERLAFQA from the coding sequence ATGACCGAGCCCCTGCCCGGCCTCCGCCCCCGCGCCGCCCTGGCCATGTCCCCGGACGTCGCCTCCGCCGTCCTCGACCCCGAGTCCCGCGCCGCCCTCGGCGCCCTGTGCGACCTGGCCCCGACGGTGCTGGAGGACCTCACCGCACCCGCCGCCCGCGCCGTGCTCGCCGACGTCGACCTGCTCGTCACCGGCTGGGGCTGCCCGCCCCTGGACGACGACGTCCTGCGGGCGGCGCCCCGGCTGCGGGCCGTCGTGCACACCGCCGGCAGCGTCCGCGGCCATGTCACCGACGCCTGCTGGGAACGCGGCATCGAGGTGTCGTCCGCCGCCGCGGCCAACGCCCTGCCGGTCGCCGAGTACACCCTCGCCATGATCCTGCTCACCGGCAAACGGGCGCTGGAGAGCGCCCGCGACTACCGCACCGCCCGCGCCCGCACCGACTGGCTGCGCACCCCCCGCACCGTCGGCAACCACCGCCGCACCGTCGGCGTCCTGTCCGCGTCCCTCATCGGCCGCCGGGTGATCGACCTGCTCCGCCCGCACGACGTCGAGGTGCTGCTGCACGACCCCTACGTCGACGACGCCGAGGCCGCACGGCTCGGCGTGCGGCGCGTGGACCTCGCGGAGCTGTTCCGGCGCAGCGACACGGTCAGTGTGCACACCCCGCTGCTGCCCGAGACGCGCGGACTGGTCTCCCGGGAACTCATCGGCTCCATGGGCCCCGACGCCGTACTCATCAACACGGCACGCGGCGCGGTCGTCGACCAGGACGCACTCACCGACGCCGCCGTGGCCGGGCGCATCCGGGCCGTACTCGACGTGACGGACCCCGAAGTCCTGCCGCCCGAGCACCCGTTGTGGGACTGCGAGCACGTGCTCCTCACCCCCCACCTCGCCGGCTCGCAGGGCAACGAGTGGCGCCGGCTCGCCGACACGGCCGTCTCCGAGATCGCGCGCTGGGCCCGCGGAGAGGGCTTCCTGCATCCCGTCCGACGCGAAAGGCTGGCCTTCCAGGCATGA